In a genomic window of Narcine bancroftii isolate sNarBan1 chromosome 7, sNarBan1.hap1, whole genome shotgun sequence:
- the LOC138738581 gene encoding uncharacterized protein isoform X2, with amino-acid sequence MVCSYRGTVERRSVSTGHVGEKVRSHGTRWREGPFPRDTVERRSVPTGHGGEKVRSHGTRWREGPFPRDTLERRSVPTGHGGEKVRSHGTRWREGPFPRDTVERRSVPTGHGGEKVRSHGTRWREGLYPRDTVERRSVPTGHGGEKVRSHGTRWREGPFPRDTVERRSVPTGHGGEKVRSHGTRWREGPFPRDTVERRSVPTGHGGEKVRSHGTRWREGLYPRDTVERRSVPIGHGSQSTSQTKTRCFTGSELPQSRLKM; translated from the exons ATGGTCTGTTCCTACCGGGGCACAGTAGAGAGAAGGTCTGTTTCCACGGGACACGTTGGAGAGAAGGTCCGTTCCCACGGGACACGTTGGAGAGAAGGTCCGTTCCCACGGGACACGGTGGAGAGAAGGTCCGTTCCCACGGGACACGGTGGAGAGAAGGTCCGTTCCCACGGGACACGGTGGAGAGAAGGTCCGTTCCCACGGGACACGTTGGAGAGAAGGTCCGTTCCCACGGGACACGGTGGAGAGAAGGTCCGTTCCCACGGGACACGGTGGAGAGAAGGTCCGTTCCCACGGGACACGGTGGAGAGAAGGTCCGTTCCCACGGGACACGGTGGAGAGAAGGTCCGTTCCCACGGGACACGGTGGAGAGAAGGTCTGTACCCACGGGACACGGTGGAGAGAAGGTCCGTACCCACGGGACACGGTGGAGAGAAGGTCCGTTCCCACGGGACACGTTGGAGAGAAGGTCCGTTCCCACGGGACACGGTGGAGAGAAGGTCCGTTCCCACGGGACACGGTGGAGAGAAGGTCCGTTCCCACGGGACACGGTGGAGAGAAGGTCCGTTCCCACGGGACACGGTGGAGAGAAGGTCCGTTCCCACGGGACACGGTGGAGAGAAGGTCCGTTCCCACGGGACACGGTGGAGAGAAGGTCTGTACCCACGGGACACGGTGGAGAGAAGGTCTGTTCCCATTGGACATGGCTCTCAATCCACATCACAAACAAAGACGCGCTGCTTCACTGGCTCTGAACTGCCCCAGTCCAG GTTGAAGATGTGA
- the LOC138738581 gene encoding uncharacterized protein isoform X4, producing MVRSHGTRWREGPFPRDTVERRSVPTGHGGEKVRSHGTRWREGPFPRDTVERRSVPTGHGGEKVRSHGTRWREGPFPRDTVERRSVPTGHGGEKVCTHGTRWREGPYPRDTVERRSVPTGHVGEKVRSHGTRWREGPFPRDTVERRSVPTGHGGEKVRSHGTRWREGPFPRDTVERRSVPTGHGGEKVCTHGTRWREGLFPLDMALNPHHKQRRAASLALNCPSPG from the exons ATG GTCCGTTCCCACGGGACACGGTGGAGAGAAGGTCCGTTCCCACGGGACACGGTGGAGAGAAGGTCCGTTCCCACGGGACACGGTGGAGAGAAGGTCCGTTCCCACGGGACACGTTGGAGAGAAGGTCCGTTCCCACGGGACACGGTGGAGAGAAGGTCCGTTCCCACGGGACACGGTGGAGAGAAGGTCCGTTCCCACGGGACACGGTGGAGAGAAGGTCCGTTCCCACGGGACACGGTGGAGAGAAGGTCCGTTCCCACGGGACACGGTGGAGAGAAGGTCTGTACCCACGGGACACGGTGGAGAGAAGGTCCGTACCCACGGGACACGGTGGAGAGAAGGTCCGTTCCCACGGGACACGTTGGAGAGAAGGTCCGTTCCCACGGGACACGGTGGAGAGAAGGTCCGTTCCCACGGGACACGGTGGAGAGAAGGTCCGTTCCCACGGGACACGGTGGAGAGAAGGTCCGTTCCCACGGGACACGGTGGAGAGAAGGTCCGTTCCCACGGGACACGGTGGAGAGAAGGTCCGTTCCCACGGGACACGGTGGAGAGAAGGTCTGTACCCACGGGACACGGTGGAGAGAAGGTCTGTTCCCATTGGACATGGCTCTCAATCCACATCACAAACAAAGACGCGCTGCTTCACTGGCTCTGAACTGCCCCAGTCCAG GTTGA
- the LOC138738581 gene encoding uncharacterized protein isoform X1 yields the protein MVCSYRGTVERRSVSTGHVGEKVRSHGTRWREGPFPRDTVERRSVPTGHGGEKVRSHGTRWREGPFPRDTLERRSVPTGHGGEKVRSHGTRWREGPFPRDTVERRSVPTGHGGEKVRSHGTRWREGLYPRDTVERRSVPTGHGGEKVRSHGTRWREGPFPRDTVERRSVPTGHGGEKVRSHGTRWREGPFPRDTVERRSVPTGHGGEKVRSHGTRWREGLYPRDTVERRSVPIGHGSQSTSQTKTRCFTGSELPQSRWVEWNEKEHGSREGKSRGGQFVFPRGHMRNRKYCGGLDQLAELNDA from the coding sequence ATGGTCTGTTCCTACCGGGGCACAGTAGAGAGAAGGTCTGTTTCCACGGGACACGTTGGAGAGAAGGTCCGTTCCCACGGGACACGTTGGAGAGAAGGTCCGTTCCCACGGGACACGGTGGAGAGAAGGTCCGTTCCCACGGGACACGGTGGAGAGAAGGTCCGTTCCCACGGGACACGGTGGAGAGAAGGTCCGTTCCCACGGGACACGTTGGAGAGAAGGTCCGTTCCCACGGGACACGGTGGAGAGAAGGTCCGTTCCCACGGGACACGGTGGAGAGAAGGTCCGTTCCCACGGGACACGGTGGAGAGAAGGTCCGTTCCCACGGGACACGGTGGAGAGAAGGTCCGTTCCCACGGGACACGGTGGAGAGAAGGTCTGTACCCACGGGACACGGTGGAGAGAAGGTCCGTACCCACGGGACACGGTGGAGAGAAGGTCCGTTCCCACGGGACACGTTGGAGAGAAGGTCCGTTCCCACGGGACACGGTGGAGAGAAGGTCCGTTCCCACGGGACACGGTGGAGAGAAGGTCCGTTCCCACGGGACACGGTGGAGAGAAGGTCCGTTCCCACGGGACACGGTGGAGAGAAGGTCCGTTCCCACGGGACACGGTGGAGAGAAGGTCCGTTCCCACGGGACACGGTGGAGAGAAGGTCTGTACCCACGGGACACGGTGGAGAGAAGGTCTGTTCCCATTGGACATGGCTCTCAATCCACATCACAAACAAAGACGCGCTGCTTCACTGGCTCTGAACTGCCCCAGTCCAGGTGGGTGGAATGGAATGAAAAAGAACATGGCAGCAGAGAAGGGAAGAGCAGAGGTGGGCAATTCGTTTTCCCAAGGGGCCACAtgagaaacagaaaatattgtgGAGGGCTGGACCAATTGGCTGAACTAAATGATGCTTAA
- the LOC138738581 gene encoding uncharacterized protein isoform X3 — MVRSHGTRWREGPFPRDTVERRSVPTGHGGEKVRSHGTRWREGPFPRDTVERRSVPTGHGGEKVRSHGTRWREGPFPRDTVERRSVPTGHGGEKVCTHGTRWREGPYPRDTVERRSVPTGHVGEKVRSHGTRWREGPFPRDTVERRSVPTGHGGEKVRSHGTRWREGPFPRDTVERRSVPTGHGGEKVCTHGTRWREGLFPLDMALNPHHKQRRAASLALNCPSPGGWNGMKKNMAAEKGRAEVGNSFSQGAT; from the exons ATG GTCCGTTCCCACGGGACACGGTGGAGAGAAGGTCCGTTCCCACGGGACACGGTGGAGAGAAGGTCCGTTCCCACGGGACACGGTGGAGAGAAGGTCCGTTCCCACGGGACACGTTGGAGAGAAGGTCCGTTCCCACGGGACACGGTGGAGAGAAGGTCCGTTCCCACGGGACACGGTGGAGAGAAGGTCCGTTCCCACGGGACACGGTGGAGAGAAGGTCCGTTCCCACGGGACACGGTGGAGAGAAGGTCCGTTCCCACGGGACACGGTGGAGAGAAGGTCTGTACCCACGGGACACGGTGGAGAGAAGGTCCGTACCCACGGGACACGGTGGAGAGAAGGTCCGTTCCCACGGGACACGTTGGAGAGAAGGTCCGTTCCCACGGGACACGGTGGAGAGAAGGTCCGTTCCCACGGGACACGGTGGAGAGAAGGTCCGTTCCCACGGGACACGGTGGAGAGAAGGTCCGTTCCCACGGGACACGGTGGAGAGAAGGTCCGTTCCCACGGGACACGGTGGAGAGAAGGTCCGTTCCCACGGGACACGGTGGAGAGAAGGTCTGTACCCACGGGACACGGTGGAGAGAAGGTCTGTTCCCATTGGACATGGCTCTCAATCCACATCACAAACAAAGACGCGCTGCTTCACTGGCTCTGAACTGCCCCAGTCCAGGTGGGTGGAATGGAATGAAAAAGAACATGGCAGCAGAGAAGGGAAGAGCAGAGGTGGGCAATTCGTTTTCCCAAGGGGCCACAtga